A stretch of DNA from Clostridium sp. JN-9:
GGTTTAAATGAATCTGTTGGCAGAAAGCTGGATTTTATTGTTCAGGAAATGAATAGAGAAACGAATACCATAGCATCAAAATCTACAGATATAGAAATTATCAACACTGTTTTAAATATAAAAAATGAAATAGAAAAAATAAGAGAACAAGTACAAAATATTGAATAGAGGTAGGAGGAAACATATGAGTATTAAATTAATAAACATTGGATTTGGGAATATTGTATCTGCCAACAGATTAGTAGCTATAGTTAGTCCGGAATCTGCACCAATTAAAAGAATTATCCAGGAAGCAAGGGATAGAGGTATGCTGATTGATGCTACATATGGCAGAAGAACCAGAGCAGTAATAATAACAGACAGCGATCATGTAATTTTATCGGCAGTTCAGCCTGAAACTGTTGCCCATAGATTATCTTCTAAGGATGATGATCCAGAGGAAAGTATTGATGAGGTTGATGAAAAATGAACCAGGGCGGACTTTTAATTGTAATTTCAGGACCTTCAGGTGCAGGTAAAGGAACCATTTGCAAAGCACTGCTTAAAAGAAATGATTTTTGTTTATCTGTTTCTGCAACCACCAGAGCTCCAAGAAATGGAGAGCTTGAAGGAACTAATTACTATTTTATGACAAAGGATGAATTCTTAAAAAAGGTTGATGAAGGCGATTTTTTAGAATTTGCAGAAGTATATGGAAATTATTATGGTACCCCAAAATCAAGGGTTTTTAATTGCTTGGATAAAGGTAATGATGTAATTTTAGAAATAGATATACAAGGAGCTTTAAAAGTAAAGGAGAATTACCCAGAAGGTATATTTATTTTCATTTTGCCTCCTTCTATGGAAGAATTAAAAAACAGAATAATTAATAGAGGAAGCGAAACTCCTGAAACTCTTATGACCAGGTTTAAATCAGCCTATAAGGAAATAAATTATGTATCAAAATATAACTATGCAGTTGTTAATGATACTGTGGATGAAGCGGTTTTAAAAATTGAAAGTATATTAACTGCTGAAAAATGCAGAGTTGATAGAATAAAAGACATGATTCTAGATTCAAAGGAGGGTTTGATTCATGAGCAACTCTATGATTAATCCATCAATAGTTGATTTGCTTAAAAAAGTTGAAAACAGATATACATTAGTTGCTGTTACATCTAAAAGGGCACGCCAGCTAATTCAGGGAGATGAGCCATTAATAGACACTGACATTACCAAGCCGGTTTCAATTGCTATTAATGAAATAGATGAAGGAAAGGTAACATACGAAAGAGTTAAGGAAGGTATAAAATGATTAGTAATAGCAAAAAGACTGTAGTTATGGGAGTCACTGGCGGTATTGCGGCTTACAAAGCCTTAGATATTGTTAGCAGACTTATTAAAAACAGTATTGAAGTTCATGTAATAATGACAGATAATGCTGTAAAATTTGTCACACCACTGAGTTTTCAAAGTTTAAGCCAAAATATGGTTTCAGTTGATACATTTTCTGAACCAAAGGCCTTTGAAATTCAACATATCTCACTGGCTAAAAAAGCAGACATAATGTTAATTGCTCCTGCAACAGCAAATATTATAGGAAAAATTGCAAATGGAATAGCCGATGATATGCTTAGTACTACAGTTATGGCAACTAACGCTGAAGTGTTTATTGCACCAGCTATGAATACTAATATGTATAAAAATACCATAGTGCAAAATAATATTAAAAAACTTAAAGATTTAGGTTATAAGTTTATTAATCCTGCTTCTGGCAGACTAGCCTGTGGGGATACAGGGGAAGGAAAATTAGCTGATACAGATCAAATCACAAGCATTATATTAAATGCATTAAACTCTAAAAAGGATATGGCCGGGAAAAAAGTGCTGGTTACCGCAGGACCAACTATTGCACCAATAGACCCTGTAAGATTTATATCAAACAGATCTACTGGTAAAATGGGATATGCAATAGCTGAAGAGGCTCAAAGCAGAGGGGCGCAGGTTGTTTTAATCAGTGGTCCGACATATCTTGATGCTCCTTTTGGAGTTGATTTAATTAAAGTTAATACCAATGAGGAAATGTTAAATGCTGTACTTTCTGAATTTGATGATTCTGATATAGTTATTAAAAGTGCTGCAGTTGCAGACTATAAACCTAAAATGTACAGTGTTGAAAAAATAAAAAAACAGGATGACATTCTTAATTTAGAATTTGTTAAGGACATAGATATTCTAAAATTTTTAGGCAGCAAAAAGAAAAATCAGAAACTAATAGGATTTGCAGCAGAAAGCAGTAATTTAATCAATAATGCCCGTGAAAAGCTGCAAAAGAAAAATCTGGATTACATAGTTGCAAATGATATAACAAGTAGAGAAACTGGATTTGCAAGTGACTTAAACAAGGTTACAATTCTATGTAAGAACGGAGAAAAAATTTCATTGGATACTATGACAAAAAGGCAGGTTGCAAAAGAATTATTTGACATAATAAATAATATATAGAAAGTAAATATATTACAAGGGGGCCAGCACTCATATTTCTAAATGATGCAGTGCCTCTTTTACTATACTTTGATAGGGTGATTATGTAGTGTATAAATATGCAGGTATTGTAATTAATAATGATGCAGCAGCTTTAGATAGAATTTTTACCTATGAAATACCAGA
This window harbors:
- a CDS encoding DUF370 domain-containing protein, giving the protein MSIKLINIGFGNIVSANRLVAIVSPESAPIKRIIQEARDRGMLIDATYGRRTRAVIITDSDHVILSAVQPETVAHRLSSKDDDPEESIDEVDEK
- the gmk gene encoding guanylate kinase; translation: MNQGGLLIVISGPSGAGKGTICKALLKRNDFCLSVSATTRAPRNGELEGTNYYFMTKDEFLKKVDEGDFLEFAEVYGNYYGTPKSRVFNCLDKGNDVILEIDIQGALKVKENYPEGIFIFILPPSMEELKNRIINRGSETPETLMTRFKSAYKEINYVSKYNYAVVNDTVDEAVLKIESILTAEKCRVDRIKDMILDSKEGLIHEQLYD
- the rpoZ gene encoding DNA-directed RNA polymerase subunit omega, whose translation is MSNSMINPSIVDLLKKVENRYTLVAVTSKRARQLIQGDEPLIDTDITKPVSIAINEIDEGKVTYERVKEGIK
- the coaBC gene encoding bifunctional phosphopantothenoylcysteine decarboxylase/phosphopantothenate--cysteine ligase CoaBC → MISNSKKTVVMGVTGGIAAYKALDIVSRLIKNSIEVHVIMTDNAVKFVTPLSFQSLSQNMVSVDTFSEPKAFEIQHISLAKKADIMLIAPATANIIGKIANGIADDMLSTTVMATNAEVFIAPAMNTNMYKNTIVQNNIKKLKDLGYKFINPASGRLACGDTGEGKLADTDQITSIILNALNSKKDMAGKKVLVTAGPTIAPIDPVRFISNRSTGKMGYAIAEEAQSRGAQVVLISGPTYLDAPFGVDLIKVNTNEEMLNAVLSEFDDSDIVIKSAAVADYKPKMYSVEKIKKQDDILNLEFVKDIDILKFLGSKKKNQKLIGFAAESSNLINNAREKLQKKNLDYIVANDITSRETGFASDLNKVTILCKNGEKISLDTMTKRQVAKELFDIINNI